One window from the genome of Amycolatopsis sp. NBC_01480 encodes:
- a CDS encoding MarR family winged helix-turn-helix transcriptional regulator: MRTEPAQPLNTVDALVQLSFLIQGVLSEAGAEHDLSIVQIRLLGVLRDRRPGMLELGSHLGLDKSSMTGLVGRAEKRGLVQRSPSPHDGRAVLVSLTPLGRQLMQRCAAVVDRRITELTEPLTATQRAQLTQLAGALVGTPLLDA; encoded by the coding sequence ATGCGCACCGAGCCGGCCCAGCCCCTGAACACGGTGGACGCCCTCGTCCAGTTGTCCTTCCTGATCCAGGGGGTGCTGTCCGAGGCCGGAGCCGAACACGACCTGTCGATCGTCCAGATCCGGCTGCTCGGCGTCCTGCGCGACCGCCGGCCCGGCATGCTCGAGCTGGGCAGTCACCTCGGCCTGGACAAGTCGTCCATGACCGGGCTGGTCGGCCGCGCGGAGAAACGCGGTCTGGTCCAGCGTTCGCCCTCACCCCATGACGGCCGCGCCGTGCTGGTCTCGCTGACCCCGCTCGGCCGCCAGCTCATGCAGCGGTGCGCCGCCGTGGTCGACCGCCGGATCACCGAACTGACCGAACCGCTCACCGCCACCCAGCGCGCTCAGCTCACCCAACTCGCGGGCGCGCTCGTCGGCACACCGCTCCTGGACGCCTGA
- a CDS encoding histone-like nucleoid-structuring protein Lsr2 — MAQKVLVQMVDDIDGGVAHQTVPFGLDGIQYEIDLSDENAVSLRDEFARYIAASRRTGGRKVRVAAGISPTVTPADRERSRQIRAWAIENGWSVSERGRIPSEVIAAFEESEREAAAPRKRGRAKKAGAKS, encoded by the coding sequence ATGGCTCAGAAGGTCCTCGTCCAGATGGTGGACGACATCGACGGCGGCGTGGCTCACCAGACCGTGCCGTTCGGTCTCGACGGCATTCAGTACGAGATCGATCTCTCGGACGAGAACGCGGTATCCCTGCGTGACGAGTTCGCCCGCTACATCGCCGCTTCCCGGCGCACCGGCGGCCGGAAGGTCCGCGTGGCGGCCGGGATCTCGCCGACCGTGACGCCGGCCGACCGCGAGCGCTCGCGCCAGATCCGCGCCTGGGCGATCGAAAACGGCTGGTCGGTCTCCGAGCGGGGGCGCATTCCCAGCGAGGTCATCGCCGCCTTTGAAGAGAGCGAACGCGAAGCGGCCGCCCCGCGCAAGCGAGGCCGCGCGAAGAAAGCCGGCGCGAAATCCTGA
- a CDS encoding DUF5997 family protein, whose protein sequence is MTSPKSPQTMKPATAAKKLGVYLEATPAQFQEGVVSRDELNALQTDPPEWLRELRRNGPHPRSVIAAKLGISIGGLARGGITEALTTEQIDEIKSAGPDWLQRERDTQAEVRKEAVRVKEQGGPRRPRS, encoded by the coding sequence ATGACGTCGCCCAAGTCCCCCCAGACGATGAAGCCCGCGACCGCGGCGAAGAAGCTGGGCGTGTACCTCGAAGCCACCCCCGCCCAGTTCCAGGAGGGTGTCGTTTCGCGCGACGAGCTGAACGCCCTGCAGACCGACCCGCCCGAATGGCTCCGTGAGCTGCGGCGCAACGGCCCGCACCCGCGCTCGGTCATCGCGGCCAAGCTGGGCATCTCCATCGGCGGCCTCGCCCGCGGCGGGATCACCGAGGCCCTGACCACCGAGCAGATCGACGAGATCAAGTCGGCGGGCCCGGACTGGCTGCAGCGCGAACGCGACACGCAGGCCGAGGTCCGCAAGGAAGCCGTGCGCGTCAAGGAGCAGGGCGGCCCGCGCCGTCCTCGTTCCTGA
- a CDS encoding LysR family transcriptional regulator substrate-binding protein has translation MTGSEDPPSFRLGYVPGVTPAKWVRTWQERSPGVPLVLVATPAAEAAALVREGDADAVLLRLPVDRTGLHAIPLYTETTVVVAPKDHLLAAADEVSAEDLADDVVLHPLDDTLDWEQPPGLPALERPATTADAIELVAAGVGLLVVPQSLARLHHRKDLTYRTLVDAPESRVALSWPDEETSDLMELFIGIVRGRTVNSTRGRQAAPAPAARKRSEGNGKKPAGGKPGGRGGPRGAGAAKRGKPRRRS, from the coding sequence GTGACAGGCTCGGAGGACCCCCCGTCGTTCAGGCTCGGCTACGTCCCCGGGGTGACGCCGGCGAAGTGGGTGCGGACCTGGCAGGAGCGCTCGCCCGGGGTTCCGCTGGTCCTGGTCGCGACGCCCGCCGCTGAGGCTGCGGCCCTGGTGCGCGAAGGCGACGCCGATGCGGTCCTGCTGCGTCTGCCGGTCGACCGGACCGGGCTGCACGCGATCCCGCTGTACACCGAGACGACGGTGGTCGTGGCCCCGAAGGATCACCTCCTGGCCGCGGCCGATGAGGTGTCCGCCGAGGATCTGGCCGACGACGTCGTGCTGCATCCCCTCGACGACACGCTCGATTGGGAGCAGCCGCCCGGCCTCCCGGCGCTGGAACGTCCGGCCACCACGGCGGACGCCATCGAGCTGGTGGCCGCGGGCGTGGGGCTGCTCGTCGTGCCGCAGTCGCTGGCGCGGCTGCACCACCGCAAAGACCTGACCTACCGGACGCTCGTCGACGCGCCGGAATCACGCGTCGCGCTGTCGTGGCCGGACGAGGAAACCAGCGACCTGATGGAGTTGTTCATCGGGATCGTCCGCGGGCGGACCGTGAACAGTACCCGTGGACGGCAGGCGGCTCCGGCTCCGGCTGCTCGGAAACGTAGTGAGGGCAACGGAAAGAAGCCTGCGGGCGGTAAGCCGGGCGGACGTGGCGGGCCGCGCGGGGCGGGCGCGGCCAAGCGCGGGAAACCCCGGCGCCGGTCGTAG
- a CDS encoding helix-turn-helix transcriptional regulator, giving the protein MDSENPIGQFLRARRELVDPAELGLEVGPRRRVSGLRREEVALLAGVSTDYYVRLEQGRERNPSAQVVEALARALQLDEEAVAHLHKLASPGPARRRRTPQGERVSRQLVQLMDAWPRTPALVLGRCLGVLAGNALGKALFGGHEHSDDLIRLVFLDPDAREFYPDWERVAVNTVGGLRATAGLDPDDPLLIETVGELSVKSPEFRRLWARHDIRQKTKETKRFHHRLVGGLTLHYESLTVNSAPGQQLVVYQADPGSPSEEALALLGSLTAAESPRETGKRIPNEN; this is encoded by the coding sequence ATGGACAGCGAGAACCCCATCGGGCAGTTCCTCCGGGCCCGCCGTGAACTCGTGGACCCCGCCGAACTGGGCCTGGAGGTCGGGCCGCGGCGGCGGGTCTCGGGGTTGCGGCGTGAGGAGGTCGCGCTGCTGGCCGGGGTCAGCACCGACTACTACGTGCGGTTGGAGCAGGGGCGCGAGCGGAACCCGTCGGCCCAGGTGGTCGAGGCGCTGGCGCGGGCCCTCCAGCTGGACGAAGAGGCGGTCGCGCACCTGCACAAGCTCGCCAGCCCCGGGCCGGCCCGGCGAAGGCGCACCCCTCAGGGGGAGCGCGTCAGCCGTCAGCTGGTTCAGCTGATGGACGCCTGGCCGCGGACTCCGGCGCTGGTACTGGGGCGCTGCCTGGGCGTGCTGGCCGGCAACGCTCTGGGCAAGGCGCTGTTCGGCGGCCACGAGCACAGCGACGACCTCATCCGGCTGGTATTCCTCGATCCGGACGCTCGCGAGTTCTACCCGGACTGGGAGCGGGTCGCGGTCAACACGGTCGGCGGCCTGCGCGCGACGGCCGGCCTCGATCCCGACGACCCGCTCCTGATCGAGACCGTGGGCGAGTTGTCGGTGAAGAGCCCGGAGTTCCGCCGGCTTTGGGCGCGCCACGACATCCGCCAGAAAACCAAGGAGACAAAACGGTTCCACCACCGCCTGGTCGGCGGCCTGACCCTGCACTACGAATCCCTGACCGTGAACAGTGCGCCGGGCCAGCAACTGGTGGTGTACCAGGCCGATCCGGGCAGTCCGTCCGAAGAGGCGCTGGCGCTGCTCGGCAGCCTGACCGCCGCGGAAAGCCCGCGCGAAACCGGGAAGCGCATTCCCAACGAGAACTGA
- a CDS encoding oxidoreductase — MSETASPVWLITGCSTGLGRALAAAVLDRGRRAVVTARDPRQVADLVEAHGDRALAVALDVTDPARITEVVKLAEATFGRVDVLVNNAGYGYLAAVEEGEDAEIRALFETNVFGLMALTRAVLPGMRERRSGHVVNVSSLGGLAAFGATGYYHATKFAVEGISESLAAEVAPLGIKVTIVEPAAFRTNWSGPSMRQSAISIDDYAETAGKRRAATTATYGHQPGDPDRAAAAVIGAIEADEPPLRLLLGQAAYDIASARLDALKSTFDTWRELTLSADYPNEQA, encoded by the coding sequence ATGTCTGAAACTGCCTCTCCCGTGTGGCTCATCACGGGCTGTTCCACCGGTCTCGGCCGGGCACTGGCCGCCGCCGTACTCGACCGGGGACGGCGCGCCGTCGTCACCGCCCGCGATCCGCGGCAGGTGGCCGATCTCGTCGAAGCGCACGGCGACCGGGCGCTCGCGGTAGCGCTCGACGTCACTGATCCGGCCCGCATCACCGAAGTCGTCAAGCTGGCCGAAGCGACCTTCGGCCGGGTCGACGTCCTGGTCAACAACGCCGGCTACGGCTACCTCGCCGCCGTCGAGGAGGGCGAGGACGCCGAGATCCGCGCCCTGTTCGAAACGAACGTCTTCGGCCTGATGGCGCTCACCCGTGCCGTGCTGCCGGGCATGCGCGAGCGGCGCAGCGGGCACGTCGTCAACGTCTCGTCGCTCGGCGGGCTCGCCGCGTTCGGCGCCACCGGTTACTACCACGCGACGAAGTTCGCGGTGGAGGGCATTTCCGAGTCACTCGCGGCCGAGGTCGCGCCGCTGGGGATCAAGGTGACGATCGTGGAGCCAGCCGCGTTCCGCACCAACTGGTCCGGCCCGTCCATGAGGCAGTCCGCGATCAGCATCGACGACTACGCCGAGACCGCGGGGAAACGCCGCGCCGCCACCACGGCGACCTACGGCCACCAGCCGGGGGACCCGGACCGGGCGGCCGCGGCGGTCATCGGCGCGATCGAGGCCGACGAGCCACCGCTGCGGCTGCTGCTGGGCCAGGCCGCCTACGACATCGCGTCGGCCCGGCTCGACGCGCTCAAGTCCACTTTCGACACCTGGCGCGAACTCACCCTGAGCGCCGATTATCCGAACGAGCAGGCATGA
- a CDS encoding SDR family oxidoreductase, with the protein MNTVTRKVILVTGASSGIGEATALRLAADGHHHVVAGARREDRLAELAAKIRADGGSIDVRRLDVTDRADVAEFAGRAQREHGRVDVFVNNAGVMPLSRLDSLLVDEWDRMIDVNIRGLLNGIAATLPIFRQQGSGHFVTIASTGAHEVVPTAAVYCGTKYAARAITEGLRLEADPSIRVTTVSPGVVESELASTITEPGAKEAMRAYRAEAIPPSAIADAIAFALDQPPEVDVNELIVRPARQR; encoded by the coding sequence ATGAACACCGTTACGCGCAAGGTAATCCTGGTGACCGGGGCCAGCAGCGGCATCGGGGAGGCGACCGCGCTGCGCCTCGCGGCCGACGGCCACCACCACGTCGTCGCCGGCGCGCGACGCGAAGACCGTCTGGCCGAGCTGGCAGCGAAGATCCGCGCGGACGGCGGCAGCATCGACGTCCGCCGCCTCGACGTCACCGACCGCGCAGACGTCGCCGAGTTCGCCGGCCGCGCCCAGCGTGAGCACGGCCGGGTGGACGTGTTCGTCAACAACGCGGGCGTGATGCCCTTGTCCCGCCTGGACTCCCTGCTCGTCGACGAGTGGGACCGGATGATCGACGTCAACATCCGCGGTCTGCTGAACGGCATCGCTGCCACGCTCCCGATCTTCCGGCAGCAGGGCAGCGGGCACTTCGTGACCATCGCGTCCACCGGCGCACACGAAGTCGTGCCGACGGCCGCGGTCTACTGCGGCACGAAGTACGCGGCGCGGGCGATCACCGAGGGCCTGCGCCTGGAAGCGGACCCGAGCATCCGCGTCACCACGGTCTCCCCCGGCGTCGTCGAATCCGAGCTGGCCTCGACGATCACCGAACCGGGCGCGAAGGAGGCCATGCGCGCCTACCGCGCCGAAGCGATCCCGCCAAGCGCAATCGCCGACGCCATCGCGTTCGCCCTCGACCAGCCACCAGAGGTCGACGTGAACGAGCTGATCGTCCGCCCGGCTAGGCAACGCTGA
- a CDS encoding ATP-binding protein yields the protein MGITSAPHIYDFAGTHELSSLAPLRKWVRARLAGLPRGTVQDTELLATELVTNAFEHAGGPMALRLELPDERAVVRLEVEDCAPDLLPTAAAASPDSYRGRGLLLVDALSAEWGVAGRGSRKTVWAEVPVANDL from the coding sequence ATGGGCATCACCAGTGCTCCACATATTTACGATTTCGCCGGGACTCACGAGCTGTCGTCGCTGGCGCCGCTGCGGAAGTGGGTTCGTGCGCGGCTCGCGGGGCTGCCTCGGGGGACCGTGCAGGACACCGAGTTGCTGGCCACTGAGCTGGTCACCAATGCTTTTGAGCATGCCGGCGGGCCGATGGCGTTGCGGCTCGAGCTGCCGGACGAGCGCGCGGTCGTCCGGCTGGAGGTCGAGGACTGCGCCCCGGACCTCCTGCCGACAGCGGCCGCCGCCTCGCCGGACTCTTACCGGGGGCGAGGGCTACTGCTGGTCGACGCCCTCAGCGCCGAGTGGGGAGTGGCCGGCAGAGGTAGCCGGAAAACGGTGTGGGCGGAGGTGCCGGTGGCGAACGACTTGTGA
- a CDS encoding NAD(P)-dependent oxidoreductase translates to MTTPASMTVGLLHPGDMGAAVGALLAARGVRTLWVSEGRGAATRRRAQEAGLTEVPRLADLAECGVILSICPPVFAAEVAAAVAETPFQGVYLDANAISPRHTQQIEDLFVHRGGVTVVDGGIVGPPPRRNDTTRLYLSGAEAPRLESLFADTSLQPLVLDGPVGQASALKLAFASYNKLTFALAAQSYALASQHGVADHLRELASAKLPDTPLGQPGGIVSAGQRAWRWEGEMAEIAAACADSSLPPALLTAAESLFAHWQQYRDDPDITVEQLLASLKDS, encoded by the coding sequence ATGACAACTCCGGCCAGTATGACCGTCGGCCTGCTGCACCCCGGCGACATGGGCGCGGCGGTCGGCGCCCTGCTCGCCGCGCGGGGCGTGCGGACGCTGTGGGTGTCCGAGGGCCGCGGCGCCGCAACCCGGCGTCGTGCCCAGGAGGCGGGCCTGACCGAAGTCCCGCGCCTGGCGGACCTGGCCGAGTGCGGGGTGATCCTCAGCATCTGCCCGCCCGTCTTCGCCGCCGAGGTTGCCGCAGCCGTCGCGGAGACCCCGTTCCAGGGCGTCTACCTGGACGCGAACGCGATCAGCCCACGCCACACCCAGCAGATCGAGGACCTGTTCGTGCATCGAGGCGGCGTAACGGTCGTCGACGGCGGCATCGTCGGCCCACCACCCCGCCGCAACGACACGACCCGCCTGTACCTGTCGGGCGCCGAAGCCCCGCGGCTGGAATCGCTGTTCGCGGACACCTCCCTGCAGCCGCTAGTGCTCGACGGCCCGGTCGGGCAGGCCTCCGCGCTGAAGCTGGCGTTCGCCTCGTACAACAAGCTCACCTTCGCGCTCGCCGCCCAGTCCTACGCGCTGGCCTCCCAACACGGCGTCGCCGACCACCTGCGAGAACTGGCGTCCGCGAAACTCCCGGACACTCCACTCGGCCAGCCCGGCGGGATCGTCTCCGCGGGCCAGCGAGCCTGGCGCTGGGAAGGCGAGATGGCGGAAATCGCCGCCGCCTGCGCCGACAGCTCCTTGCCCCCCGCCCTGCTCACGGCGGCCGAATCGCTGTTCGCCCACTGGCAGCAATACCGCGACGACCCTGACATCACTGTCGAACAACTGCTGGCCTCGCTGAAGGACTCGTGA
- a CDS encoding integrase core domain-containing protein — protein sequence MFHKYLARFRAEGVDGFTRRSTAPHHHPRALGAGVAEAVLRARKELAGEGLDNGPISIRWRLEDTGVTPLPSQSAVYRILCEHGQIVPEPRKKPRTRRRFEYADPNGCWQIDGMEHYLADGTKVCIIQILDDHSRLDVGSYAAASENGADTWTALQHAFAGYGLPVKVLSDNGLAFSGKHRGRTAELERHLAERGVAAIASSVYHPQTCGKNERSHQTLQKWLRARPTPTTVPELQQLLDEYRTIYNHRRHQSLDGETPQQRYDATPKTAPSTAAHRPSGVTTRPVSTTGVIAFSGCSIVLGRAWAGHTATVYWQGDRVTVMINNTVARHLTLDRSVRYQPLTSHKPSTKS from the coding sequence GTGTTCCACAAGTACCTGGCCCGGTTCCGGGCCGAGGGCGTGGACGGGTTCACCCGCCGCAGCACCGCCCCGCACCACCATCCGAGGGCTCTGGGCGCCGGGGTGGCCGAGGCGGTGCTGCGAGCGCGCAAAGAACTAGCCGGTGAGGGCCTGGACAACGGGCCGATCTCCATCCGCTGGCGGCTCGAGGACACCGGGGTCACCCCGCTGCCGTCGCAGTCCGCGGTCTACCGAATCCTGTGCGAGCACGGCCAGATCGTCCCGGAACCCCGCAAGAAGCCCCGGACCCGGCGCCGGTTCGAATACGCCGACCCCAACGGCTGCTGGCAGATCGACGGCATGGAGCACTACCTCGCCGATGGCACCAAGGTCTGCATCATCCAGATCCTCGACGACCACTCCCGCCTCGACGTCGGCTCCTACGCCGCGGCCAGCGAGAACGGCGCCGACACCTGGACCGCGCTGCAACACGCCTTCGCCGGCTACGGCCTGCCCGTGAAAGTGCTGTCCGACAACGGACTGGCCTTCTCCGGCAAACACCGCGGGAGGACGGCCGAGCTGGAACGCCACCTCGCCGAACGAGGCGTGGCCGCCATCGCCTCCTCGGTCTATCACCCGCAGACCTGCGGCAAGAACGAACGCTCCCACCAAACCCTGCAAAAATGGCTCCGCGCCCGGCCCACGCCCACCACGGTGCCCGAGCTGCAACAACTTCTCGACGAGTACCGGACGATCTACAACCACCGCCGCCACCAAAGCCTGGACGGCGAAACCCCGCAGCAACGCTACGACGCCACCCCCAAAACCGCCCCCAGCACCGCCGCCCACCGGCCCAGCGGCGTCACCACCCGCCCCGTCTCCACCACCGGCGTGATCGCCTTCTCCGGCTGCTCCATCGTCCTGGGCCGCGCCTGGGCCGGCCACACCGCGACCGTTTACTGGCAAGGCGACCGCGTCACCGTCATGATCAACAACACCGTCGCCCGCCACCTCACCCTCGACCGATCAGTACGCTACCAACCACTGACCAGCCACAAACCGTCCACGAAGTCCTGA
- a CDS encoding M14 family zinc carboxypeptidase has translation MKSRPLFRIALAAGLLLSGVLAGTASAQPGTTPVYWRVPANGAQVAELAKAGFDVGESDSGAAYVIGDEGVAGQLRALGYQPEFFDTVYKDLPAASANSVAADTFYGGYRTVAAHEAHLAQVAAAHPDLATEYTIGQSWKKTKGQGGHDMQAICLTKKQAGDCTLSTTSPKPKFVLMAQIHARELSTGELAWRWIDYLADGYATDATAKSILDTTEVWVIPMANPDGVDIVASGGNSPKLQRKNADNSRGGCSGTDIGIDVNRNSTFRWGGDSNSPCDETYQGASAGSEPEAKALEGLFRKIYPVQRGTGDNDPAPTTARGTMITLHSYGNDIIIPWGFTQSKAPNDAQYRKLGAKYAASNGYLVGTNAETVGYDTSGTTDDFTYGALGVASVTFEVGSSSGTCGGFLPKYTCVDSTFWPKNKDSFIAAAKAAAAPYQQ, from the coding sequence ATGAAGTCCAGGCCCTTGTTCCGGATCGCGCTCGCCGCCGGTCTGCTGTTGAGCGGAGTGCTCGCCGGCACCGCGTCCGCACAGCCGGGCACCACTCCGGTGTACTGGCGAGTGCCTGCGAACGGCGCGCAGGTGGCGGAGCTGGCCAAGGCGGGCTTCGACGTCGGCGAGTCCGATTCCGGTGCCGCCTATGTGATCGGTGACGAGGGCGTCGCCGGTCAGCTGCGGGCGCTCGGCTACCAGCCGGAGTTCTTCGACACGGTTTACAAGGACCTGCCTGCCGCGTCGGCGAACTCGGTTGCCGCGGACACCTTCTACGGCGGCTACCGCACGGTCGCCGCGCACGAGGCGCACCTCGCGCAGGTCGCCGCCGCGCACCCGGACCTCGCCACGGAATACACCATCGGCCAGTCGTGGAAGAAGACCAAAGGCCAGGGCGGGCACGACATGCAGGCGATCTGCCTGACCAAGAAGCAGGCCGGCGACTGCACGCTGAGCACCACGTCGCCGAAGCCGAAGTTCGTGCTGATGGCTCAGATCCACGCCCGTGAGCTGTCCACCGGCGAGCTGGCCTGGCGCTGGATCGACTACCTCGCCGACGGTTACGCCACCGACGCCACCGCCAAGTCCATTTTGGATACCACCGAGGTGTGGGTGATCCCGATGGCCAACCCGGACGGCGTGGACATCGTCGCCTCGGGCGGCAACTCGCCGAAGCTCCAGCGCAAGAACGCCGACAACTCACGCGGTGGCTGCTCCGGCACGGACATCGGCATCGACGTGAACCGCAACTCCACCTTCCGCTGGGGCGGCGACTCCAACTCGCCGTGCGACGAGACCTACCAGGGCGCGAGCGCGGGTTCCGAGCCCGAGGCGAAGGCGCTCGAGGGCCTGTTCCGCAAGATCTACCCGGTGCAGCGCGGCACCGGCGACAACGACCCCGCGCCCACCACCGCGCGCGGCACGATGATCACCCTGCACAGCTACGGCAACGACATCATCATCCCGTGGGGTTTCACCCAGTCGAAGGCGCCGAACGACGCGCAGTACCGGAAGCTGGGCGCGAAGTACGCGGCGTCGAACGGCTACCTGGTCGGCACCAACGCGGAAACCGTCGGCTACGACACCAGCGGCACCACCGACGACTTCACCTACGGCGCACTGGGCGTCGCCAGCGTGACCTTCGAGGTCGGCTCGTCGAGCGGCACCTGCGGCGGCTTCCTGCCGAAGTACACCTGCGTCGACAGCACCTTCTGGCCGAAGAACAAGGACTCGTTCATCGCCGCGGCGAAGGCAGCTGCGGCGCCGTATCAGCAGTAA